The DNA window GCCCGGCCAGCACATTCAGGTAGTAGAGGTGATAGCCCGGCGCGGCCATCGACGGCCCGTGGTAGCCGTACGGAACGAGTATCACGTCGCCGCCGCGCACCTCCGCCAGCACGTCAATTGGCCGACGTGTGGTGCCGTAGACCCGTTGGTAGCCGACCGGGCCGTCGGGGTCGCCGGGCGCCCCGCCGGCCACCTCGAAGTAGTAGATCTCCTCCAGCTCCGCCTCGACTCGGCCGTCGTCGTACGCCCGGTCCTCCTCGTGCTTGTGGGGCGGGTAGGACGACCAGTTGCCGGCGGGGGTGAGCACCTCCACGGCGACCAGGCGGTCGCAGTCGAAGGCGTTCGGCGCGCAGAAGTTGTTGACCTGACGGCTGGCCGGACCGGCGCCGCGCAGCTCGACGGGCACGTCCCGGGCGGCGGCGTAGCGGGGCGAGAGACGTCGGGTGGCGCGAGCCGACGGCAGGGCGAACCGGCCCTCGCCCCGGACGGTCACGGTGGCGTCCCGGGGGAGATACGCGAAGTCGGTGACGGCGGCGAAGACCGAGGCGCGGCCGGTCAGCACGAGCCGCAACCGGTCGCAGTGCACGGTTGCGGCGCCGGCCAGCGGCAGCACCAGCATTTCCTCGTCGCCGGTGTCGAAGGTGACCTGGCCGCCCTGGGGCAGGGAGAGCACGCGCAGCCCGGCGTAGGTCCAGCCGGCCCGCTCGGGGGTGATCTCCACCGCCCAGGGCGCCCGCGCGGTCGTCCCCCAGGGCAGGTGGGCGTCGGGGTTCCGTGTGCTCATGCCGGCTCGCCCGTGGGCAGCAGCGAGTGGGCCAGATCGACGGCGGCGGCCACGTCGTCGTCCGGTGGGTAGAGCAGCGCCCGGCCGACCACCAGCCCGCGGACGCCGGGCAGGCGCAACGCCCGCTCCCATCGCGCGTAGACCATGTCCGGCGCCTCCACCGGGTCGCCGCCGAGCAGCAGGACCGGCAGCGTGGTCGCGGCCATCACCTGCTCCATCTCATCGATCGCCGGCAGCTTCAACCAGGTGTACGCCGATGTGGCGCCGAGGGCCTGACCGACGCTGACGCCCTTGATGACCGCCTCCGGCCGCAGGTCGGCGTGGACCCGCCCGTCGCTGCGCCCCACCCAGAGCGGCTCGACGAGAGCGATCGTGCGGTGGGCGGCCAGCGCGGTGACCGCCCGGGCGCAGGCGTGCAGGGTCGAGGCGCTGCCCGGGTCGTCCGGGTCGATGCGGCACAGCATCTTGCCGCCGTCGTAACGCATGGCGGCGATGCTGTCGGCGTCGTACGCGGTGAACCGGTCGTCGAGCTCGAAGCTGGCGCCGGAGAGGCCGCCGCGGTTCATCGAGCCGATGGCCAGGCGGTTCTCCAATGCGCCGAGCAGCAGCAGGTCCTCCAGGATGTCCGGGGTGCCGAGCACGCCGTCGACGCCGGGCCGGGACAGCGCCAGGCGCAACCGGTCCAGCA is part of the Micromonospora cremea genome and encodes:
- the iolB gene encoding 5-deoxy-glucuronate isomerase gives rise to the protein MSTRNPDAHLPWGTTARAPWAVEITPERAGWTYAGLRVLSLPQGGQVTFDTGDEEMLVLPLAGAATVHCDRLRLVLTGRASVFAAVTDFAYLPRDATVTVRGEGRFALPSARATRRLSPRYAAARDVPVELRGAGPASRQVNNFCAPNAFDCDRLVAVEVLTPAGNWSSYPPHKHEEDRAYDDGRVEAELEEIYYFEVAGGAPGDPDGPVGYQRVYGTTRRPIDVLAEVRGGDVILVPYGYHGPSMAAPGYHLYYLNVLAGPAPARSMACVDDPRHGWIRGSWADQPIDPRLPLAGPTQGGA
- a CDS encoding Cgl0159 family (beta/alpha)8-fold protein produces the protein MSTEYDALTLTRAHRPQAIAEAAAGRNRRPWPDHGQPLFIIAADHPARGALGVRDRPMAMAGRGDLLDRLRLALSRPGVDGVLGTPDILEDLLLLGALENRLAIGSMNRGGLSGASFELDDRFTAYDADSIAAMRYDGGKMLCRIDPDDPGSASTLHACARAVTALAAHRTIALVEPLWVGRSDGRVHADLRPEAVIKGVSVGQALGATSAYTWLKLPAIDEMEQVMAATTLPVLLLGGDPVEAPDMVYARWERALRLPGVRGLVVGRALLYPPDDDVAAAVDLAHSLLPTGEPA